AGAGTCCATGACATTAGGACGGGTATGAACACGGCGAGACTCATTGACCCTGCCCACCACACGGGCGGCTCGGCGGCTGCGTAGCCAGGGCCCCCTCCCGTAAGCGCAGTGATCGTCAGCCACTGGGGACCATCTCCAGCGTCAAGCTGCAAGAGAAAGGCGCCGAGAAGTAGAACGTCAGATATTGACATGATCGCGAGAGCAAGCCAACCGCGTTTGAGTAGACTGCGAGCGCTTAGAGAATGCACCAAGAAATGGATACCGCAAATAAAGAGGTAAGGGATTCCGAATATCAGCAGGCCCCAGCCCCCAGTCACCACTTTGAGCAGCAGCGACAACACGATAGTGGCGGTGGCCAGCCCGAGCACGAGTGAGCGATCGGGTTGCTTCTGCGCCGGTCCTGGGGACCCAACGACTTGCTCGGTCATGTCCGTTTGCTCCTGTCGTAAGAACGTTGCGCGGTCAGCCTACGTAACGCTGCGATGGCAACGCGAACCCCCAAGCCTCCTCCAAGCCTTAGGGCTGCCGTCGCTCCGATGTGCGAGCGGGCTTTTGACGGCAACGTTGACGGCAACGCCGCCGAACTCCGGCGAACGTCCGCGAACTCTAATGAACGCTAGAGCTCGCCACCGAATACGCAATGAACTTCAGCGAACTCTGGTGAACTGCAGGCTGCGGGCTTCAAAACCTCCACCGCGGGTTCGAATCCCGCACTCGCCTCCAAATTTCGTATTCGGATTGCCACCTCATTGCTGACCGCGTCTAACAATTGACTGGCATTCTGACTGGGAGGCCCCGCAATAGTGGTGCCTCTGTGTGTTTTTTCTGACTCGGCCGGGGACCCGGACTCTTGCGGCCCGCGGGACCCTGCCTCTACAAATGCAACGAACGAGGGCTTGGGAAATCGACAATAACGTCGGAGCGGCTGGGCGGTGACGGCCAGCGACGCTAACGCGTCGCGGTCCGGGTGATGGGGCACGTCGCCCTCCCGGTCCTCGGAGCCGTGTTCATCGTTTCGGCTGCTGTCATCTGGTTCGCCGGCATCCAGCTTTCAAGGACCACCGACGAGATTGACTCGCGCTTCGGGCTCGGGGAAGCGCTGGGCGGGCTGATCCTGTTGGCCTTCGCCACCAACCTGCCCGAGATCGCGATCGTGAGCGCGGCGGCGGTCCAGCACAACTTCGACATCGCCACCGGCAACATCCTTGGCGGCATCGCCATCCAGACCCTCGTCCTGGTGGCGCTCGACGGGTTCGGCGTCCCCCGCCGCCCGCTGACCAATGCCACCGCTTCCCTGGTGCAGGTGCTGGAGGGAACGCTGGTGATTGCCGTGCTGGCGGTGGCGATCGGGGCGATTCTGCTCCCCAAAGGAGTGGTCGTGGGCCGCATTGACCCCAGCGCGCTACTGATCGTGCTGCTCTGGGCCGGCGGCCTCTACGTCGTCTGGCGCGCCAGCAAGAGCCTTCCCTGGAAGGTCACTGGCGGTGCCGGGCCGGACGCCGGCCCCCGGCGTCGGGCGAAAGCGGGCAAGCCGCGACCAACCGGGGTGACCCTCGGCATCTTTGCCATCGCGGGGCTGGCGACACTTGTCGCCGGAGTCCT
Above is a window of Candidatus Dormiibacterota bacterium DNA encoding:
- a CDS encoding sodium:calcium antiporter, encoding MGHVALPVLGAVFIVSAAVIWFAGIQLSRTTDEIDSRFGLGEALGGLILLAFATNLPEIAIVSAAAVQHNFDIATGNILGGIAIQTLVLVALDGFGVPRRPLTNATASLVQVLEGTLVIAVLAVAIGAILLPKGVVVGRIDPSALLIVLLWAGGLYVVWRASKSLPWKVTGGAGPDAGPRRRAKAGKPRPTGVTLGIFAIAGLATLVAGVLIEESGSAIATQIHLSGAVFGGTALAAATALPELSTGLAAVRIEDFELAVSDIFGGNAFLPVLFFPATLLAGQSVLGNAAKTDAFLAVLGILLTAVYVAGLVIRPRRQYLRLGPDSLLVLILYGAGIAGMVLVSQSAH